Proteins from a single region of Candidatus Neomarinimicrobiota bacterium:
- a CDS encoding pseudouridine synthase: MRLNKFIAASGVASRRKSEEIVKAGRVEVNGIPVTNPYRLLRSDDVVSVDNRTVSPPGDSTVIVLNKPTGVITTVKDTHGRPTVMNLVEAGERLFPVGRLDKNTTGTLLLTNDGDLAHRIVHPRFQVEKVYVATIDRPWDEADTRRIESGVEMGGSEIGMAKVLSRDTISGDGKKRVTSRVRLSLSHGKKREVRRILKRLGYRVIALHRESFGGIGVEGLAPGEWRKLKGDEIAQLTGTVKHKRL; encoded by the coding sequence ATGAGGTTGAATAAGTTTATCGCCGCGTCGGGCGTTGCCTCGCGAAGGAAGAGTGAGGAGATTGTGAAAGCAGGCCGGGTGGAAGTTAACGGTATTCCCGTCACTAATCCTTACCGCCTTCTGCGATCAGACGACGTTGTTTCTGTGGACAACAGGACGGTTTCCCCTCCCGGAGACAGTACGGTCATCGTTTTGAACAAACCCACAGGTGTCATAACGACAGTAAAGGATACACATGGAAGGCCCACGGTTATGAACCTGGTTGAGGCAGGGGAAAGGCTTTTTCCCGTAGGGCGGTTGGACAAGAATACGACTGGGACATTACTCTTAACAAACGACGGTGACCTTGCCCACCGGATAGTCCATCCGAGATTCCAGGTTGAGAAGGTTTACGTTGCCACCATCGACAGGCCCTGGGACGAAGCAGACACCCGTCGAATCGAGTCTGGAGTCGAAATGGGCGGTAGTGAGATTGGCATGGCGAAGGTACTATCGCGCGATACAATTTCCGGAGATGGCAAGAAGAGGGTTACGTCCCGGGTCAGGCTCTCCCTCTCCCATGGTAAGAAGCGTGAAGTGAGGAGGATTCTGAAGAGGTTAGGCTACCGTGTCATTGCTCTGCACAGGGAATCATTTGGAGGTATTGGTGTAGAGGGACTTGCCCCAGGTGAGTGGCGAAAATTGAAAGGGGATGAAATCGCTCAATTAACGGGGACAGTAAAGCATAAACGCCTGTAA
- a CDS encoding segregation/condensation protein A — protein MRGYSIELESFSGPLDLLLFFIRRDEINIMDIPIARITEEYLSYIETVQALDIAIAEEFVMMAATLMRIKVRMLLPQFSLEDEEEEPVDPRAELAQRLLEYQRYREAAVTLTEMLVSENRRFPRPVTTEYSDLPDDPSLYLEEVSLFELATIFKRLLERMPAPVTYDLERDKIKVRDKMAFLMSQFVLKKRYMFSELFSDPFSRKDLIATFMAILELVKEGKVWVLQKHHFDDFVLEIVSPGAEGQRMAPPVGEA, from the coding sequence ATGAGGGGATACAGTATAGAGCTGGAGAGTTTTTCGGGACCTTTGGACCTTCTCCTGTTCTTCATACGGCGGGATGAGATTAACATTATGGACATTCCCATAGCCCGGATCACGGAAGAATATCTTTCCTATATTGAGACAGTTCAGGCTCTGGACATAGCCATCGCTGAGGAGTTCGTAATGATGGCGGCAACACTGATGAGGATCAAGGTCAGAATGCTGCTTCCCCAGTTCTCCCTGGAAGATGAAGAAGAGGAACCTGTGGATCCGAGAGCCGAACTCGCCCAGCGGCTGCTCGAATACCAGAGATACAGGGAGGCAGCGGTCACACTCACTGAGATGCTGGTGTCGGAAAATCGCAGGTTCCCACGACCCGTGACAACGGAGTACAGCGACCTGCCGGATGATCCTTCACTCTATCTTGAGGAGGTCTCTCTATTTGAACTGGCAACCATTTTCAAGAGATTGTTGGAGAGGATGCCCGCTCCTGTGACTTACGACTTGGAAAGAGATAAGATCAAGGTTAGGGACAAAATGGCGTTTCTCATGTCTCAGTTCGTATTGAAGAAGAGATACATGTTCTCAGAGTTGTTCTCGGATCCTTTCTCCAGAAAGGACCTCATCGCCACATTCATGGCGATCCTGGAACTCGTGAAAGAGGGTAAAGTGTGGGTCCTTCAGAAACATCACTTTGACGATTTCGTGTTGGAGATCGTTTCCCCCGGCGCGGAGGGGCAGAGAATGGCACCGCCCGTTGGAGAAGCCTGA
- the trpS gene encoding tryptophan--tRNA ligase: MKKARVLSGIQPSGHLHLGNYFGMMKRMIGYQHTNELFCFLVNYHALTSTTDASRLRKHTVEAASDFIALGLDPEKAVFWVQSDVPEVTELTWLLSSVTNVGMLERAHSYKDKIAKGVTPNHGLFSYPVLMAADILLFGGELVPVGKDQKQHLEMSRDIAIKFNATYGDTFVVPESKIEKDWGVIPGIDGQKMSKSYRNTIDIFCNKDDLAEKVMRIVTDTTPIDEPKDPGTSTLYKIYSLFLDGPGKEKLTRRFEGKGLKYQQLKVELIDVIWEYFASYRETRTVLADDRAYVLKVLREGAEKARAVATSYLEKARKNVGLLYWE; encoded by the coding sequence GTGAAAAAAGCTCGAGTTCTGAGCGGAATCCAGCCTTCTGGCCATCTTCATCTTGGCAACTATTTCGGCATGATGAAACGGATGATCGGTTACCAGCACACGAACGAGCTGTTTTGTTTTCTGGTCAACTACCATGCGCTTACGAGTACGACAGACGCCTCCCGTTTACGGAAGCACACTGTTGAAGCGGCAAGCGATTTCATCGCACTTGGACTCGACCCCGAGAAGGCCGTCTTCTGGGTTCAATCGGATGTGCCAGAAGTAACGGAGTTAACCTGGTTGTTGAGCAGCGTGACAAACGTTGGAATGCTTGAGCGGGCTCACTCATACAAGGACAAGATTGCAAAAGGGGTTACGCCCAATCACGGTCTTTTCAGCTATCCCGTGTTAATGGCGGCGGACATCCTGCTGTTTGGAGGCGAATTGGTTCCGGTGGGAAAAGATCAGAAGCAACATTTGGAGATGTCCCGTGACATCGCCATAAAATTCAACGCAACATACGGTGACACGTTTGTCGTTCCCGAGAGCAAGATTGAGAAGGATTGGGGAGTCATCCCCGGTATCGACGGACAGAAAATGTCCAAATCCTACCGAAATACCATCGACATCTTCTGCAACAAGGACGATCTTGCAGAAAAGGTCATGAGGATTGTCACCGACACCACTCCCATCGACGAACCCAAGGATCCTGGTACGAGTACTCTGTACAAGATCTATTCCCTCTTTCTGGACGGCCCCGGGAAGGAGAAGCTGACCCGGAGATTTGAGGGAAAGGGACTCAAGTATCAGCAGTTGAAGGTTGAGTTGATTGATGTCATTTGGGAATACTTTGCGTCTTATCGGGAAACAAGGACGGTACTCGCCGATGACCGTGCATACGTCCTAAAAGTGCTTAGAGAAGGGGCTGAAAAGGCTCGAGCTGTTGCGACTTCGTATCTTGAAAAGGCAAGAAAAAACGTGGGACTCCTCTACTGGGAATGA
- the scpB gene encoding SMC-Scp complex subunit ScpB, which produces MKKNAYEREEIRIIEALLFSSPDVLTQAKMELCFDEDAPQLDHAILEIQSEYERQERSFIVEKVAGGYRLVTRPEYEPWVKRLHTQLSRTSLSRAALEAVAVIAYKGPASRAEIESIRGVDSTSVIKTLLEKKLVAIRGRADSPGRPLLYVTTDIFLTSFGLESLSDLPKLREISELVSKDPDKEESRTIKISGLPESKPGNEVE; this is translated from the coding sequence ATGAAAAAGAATGCTTATGAGAGAGAGGAAATTAGAATCATCGAAGCTCTTCTGTTCTCCTCTCCCGACGTACTGACACAGGCGAAGATGGAGCTCTGTTTTGATGAGGATGCCCCACAGCTTGATCATGCGATTCTGGAGATTCAAAGTGAATATGAGCGTCAGGAACGTTCGTTTATCGTCGAAAAGGTAGCGGGTGGCTATCGGCTTGTCACGAGACCTGAATATGAGCCATGGGTCAAACGACTTCATACGCAGTTGTCAAGAACTTCGCTTTCCAGGGCCGCCCTGGAGGCCGTGGCTGTCATCGCGTACAAAGGACCGGCAAGCCGTGCTGAAATTGAGAGTATCCGGGGTGTTGACAGCACGAGTGTGATTAAGACGCTTCTTGAAAAAAAGCTAGTTGCAATCCGAGGACGGGCTGACAGTCCTGGCCGACCTCTCCTCTACGTGACAACCGATATTTTCCTCACTTCATTCGGTTTGGAATCGTTGTCTGACCTTCCAAAACTCCGGGAAATATCAGAGTTGGTTTCCAAGGATCCTGATAAGGAAGAGAGCCGCACAATCAAGATTTCAGGACTGCCGGAAAGCAAGCCCGGTAATGAGGTTGAATAA
- the cmk gene encoding (d)CMP kinase, translated as MIIAIDGPAASGKSTTARGVAIRLGFVYLDTGAMYRAVTLAVLKSDIALHKKEALEELLATLELNFQTENGKTRILLHSQDVTDSIRSLEVTRNVSAVSAMPMVRGKMVAIQRDLAGKNDSVVEGRDIGTVVFPDADFKFFLTADYRTRALRRLKDLAELGIEQSIDEVIEELKRRDEKDSSRSHSPLKKAEDAVEVDTTALTIPEQIDFIVTYVGRKLGERTTNQGDDRRKRKREDVSRN; from the coding sequence ATGATTATCGCCATTGACGGGCCTGCAGCCTCCGGCAAGAGCACAACCGCAAGGGGTGTGGCCATTAGGCTCGGTTTCGTTTACCTGGACACGGGTGCCATGTATCGAGCTGTGACGTTGGCGGTTCTCAAGTCGGATATCGCATTACACAAAAAGGAAGCTCTGGAAGAGCTCTTGGCAACCCTTGAACTCAACTTTCAGACAGAAAATGGGAAGACCCGGATTCTCCTCCACAGTCAGGACGTAACGGACTCAATTCGGAGCCTTGAGGTAACACGGAACGTCAGTGCGGTAAGCGCAATGCCAATGGTCCGGGGCAAAATGGTTGCAATTCAGCGAGACCTTGCCGGCAAAAACGATTCAGTTGTGGAAGGGAGGGATATCGGCACCGTCGTATTCCCCGATGCCGATTTCAAGTTCTTCCTGACGGCTGATTACAGGACGCGTGCCCTTAGGAGGTTAAAGGATCTGGCAGAACTGGGAATTGAGCAGTCAATCGATGAAGTCATCGAAGAGCTGAAACGCCGTGACGAGAAGGATTCAAGTCGAAGCCATTCTCCTCTCAAAAAGGCGGAGGATGCCGTCGAGGTGGATACAACCGCTTTGACGATTCCTGAGCAGATCGATTTTATAGTCACATACGTTGGACGAAAATTAGGGGAAAGGACAACAAACCAGGGAGATGA
- a CDS encoding HNH endonuclease, translated as MRNSRRFGNGILNREVLVLNQNYQPHLICTAKRAICLIYLGKVEVIENYRDFVHSPRMRLSLPSVIKLQKYIRMTGNDIVLSRKNILKRDQHQCQYCGRRSVPMTIDHVIPKERGGKDTWDNLVCCCHVCNRKKGNRSPDEAKIILLRRPRKPSRIHYIRQFVKKEQTSWRPYLYMEAPDQIGTTV; from the coding sequence TTGAGGAATTCCAGGCGATTCGGCAATGGGATTCTGAACAGGGAGGTGCTGGTCCTCAACCAGAATTACCAGCCACACCTCATCTGTACGGCAAAAAGGGCCATCTGTCTTATCTATCTGGGCAAGGTGGAGGTGATTGAGAACTACAGAGACTTTGTCCATTCACCCCGTATGAGACTCTCACTTCCCAGTGTCATCAAACTTCAGAAGTACATCAGAATGACGGGCAATGATATCGTTCTTTCCCGGAAAAACATCCTGAAGCGTGATCAGCATCAGTGTCAGTATTGTGGTCGCAGGAGCGTCCCCATGACCATCGACCATGTTATTCCGAAGGAGCGCGGGGGAAAGGATACCTGGGATAACCTTGTCTGCTGCTGTCACGTCTGTAACCGGAAGAAAGGGAACAGGAGTCCTGACGAGGCCAAGATAATCCTGCTGAGACGGCCTCGAAAGCCGAGCCGGATTCATTACATCAGGCAGTTTGTGAAAAAAGAGCAAACTTCCTGGAGGCCATATTTGTATATGGAAGCCCCTGACCAGATCGGAACGACGGTGTGA